The following proteins are co-located in the Paludibaculum fermentans genome:
- a CDS encoding alpha-L-fucosidase — MTRREYLLAGASLLPAAQAAGQQRSVDGTSLQMWGESSAKDASPRGQWLKDSRFAMFIHWGLYSELAGHWDGKAYYGISEWIMNRAKIPAAEYEKVARRFNPTGFDAREWVRTAKAAGMRHIMITSKHHDGFAMFKSAASSYNIAAASPFRRDPLKELSEACRAEGLRLGFYYSQSQDWHEKDAVGNRWDFPAPGNFQNYLAGKAIPQIKELLDNYGPLAGIWFDTPGPITPQQSKELVDLVHTAQPQCLVNSRIGNGLGDYDTLGDMEIPRAPRAGLWETVDTHNDSWGYSSDDLNFKTAREIAQRLVKVVSRGGVYMLNIGPDGKGRMPPQSLRMLKQVGAWVQANEAAIHGADPTPLGALAWGECTRRGSTLYLHVFDWPESGTLVVPGLKSKLTRAKLPNGTNLAAKQIPEGWVLHLPDRRPGGLIPVITLETEGAMVANRDLFVLGGHDNELDSGGATLTGCKPAKVQWMEKFGDWKHAECATEWTGAGSMASWTFQTVEPAEFYADVDYTLPAEDDCSEWRLTLDGKSVTFPLIDTGERPRRTAFGGALPRFRTYRIGLIQLEKPGPHQLELGPTGKEGQAARIAGITLRPAS, encoded by the coding sequence ATGACCCGGCGAGAATATCTGTTGGCTGGAGCGTCCCTGCTCCCCGCGGCACAGGCCGCCGGGCAGCAACGCAGCGTGGACGGGACCTCCCTTCAAATGTGGGGCGAGTCATCCGCCAAAGACGCCTCGCCGCGCGGCCAATGGCTGAAGGACTCCCGCTTCGCCATGTTTATCCATTGGGGGCTCTACTCGGAGCTCGCCGGCCACTGGGACGGCAAAGCCTACTACGGCATCAGCGAATGGATCATGAACCGGGCAAAGATCCCTGCCGCCGAGTACGAGAAAGTGGCGCGGCGCTTCAATCCCACCGGGTTCGACGCACGGGAATGGGTCCGCACCGCCAAAGCGGCCGGCATGCGCCACATCATGATCACCTCGAAGCATCATGACGGCTTCGCCATGTTCAAATCTGCGGCAAGCTCCTACAACATTGCCGCGGCTTCGCCCTTCCGCCGCGACCCGCTCAAGGAACTCTCTGAAGCATGCCGCGCGGAAGGCTTGCGCCTCGGCTTCTACTACTCGCAAAGCCAGGACTGGCACGAGAAAGACGCCGTCGGCAACCGCTGGGACTTCCCCGCCCCCGGCAATTTCCAGAACTATCTGGCCGGCAAGGCGATCCCCCAGATCAAGGAACTTCTCGACAACTACGGGCCTCTCGCCGGCATCTGGTTCGATACACCCGGGCCCATCACGCCGCAGCAGTCGAAGGAACTGGTCGACCTCGTCCACACCGCGCAGCCGCAGTGCCTGGTGAACAGCCGCATCGGCAATGGCCTGGGCGACTACGACACGCTCGGCGACATGGAGATTCCCCGGGCGCCCCGCGCCGGCCTCTGGGAGACCGTCGACACGCACAACGACTCCTGGGGCTACTCGTCAGACGATCTGAACTTCAAAACAGCGCGCGAGATTGCCCAGCGTCTGGTGAAGGTCGTCAGCCGCGGCGGGGTCTACATGCTGAACATCGGGCCCGACGGCAAAGGCCGCATGCCCCCGCAATCCCTGCGAATGCTGAAGCAGGTGGGCGCCTGGGTGCAGGCCAACGAGGCGGCCATCCACGGGGCCGACCCCACACCGCTAGGCGCCCTCGCCTGGGGGGAGTGCACCAGGCGCGGGAGCACTCTCTACCTCCACGTCTTCGATTGGCCCGAAAGCGGGACGTTGGTCGTGCCCGGGCTGAAGTCCAAACTGACGCGGGCGAAGTTACCCAACGGCACAAACCTTGCAGCCAAACAGATCCCCGAAGGCTGGGTGCTCCACTTGCCGGATAGGCGGCCGGGCGGCCTGATCCCGGTCATAACGCTCGAGACCGAAGGCGCCATGGTGGCGAACCGCGATCTCTTCGTCCTGGGTGGCCATGACAATGAGTTGGACAGCGGCGGAGCCACCCTCACGGGCTGCAAACCGGCCAAAGTGCAATGGATGGAGAAGTTCGGAGACTGGAAACACGCCGAGTGCGCCACGGAATGGACCGGCGCCGGCAGCATGGCCTCTTGGACATTTCAAACGGTGGAGCCCGCCGAATTCTATGCGGATGTCGACTACACCCTGCCCGCCGAGGACGATTGCAGTGAATGGCGGCTGACACTTGACGGCAAGTCCGTCACCTTCCCGCTGATCGACACCGGAGAGCGTCCCAGGCGCACTGCCTTCGGCGGAGCACTGCCCCGCTTCCGCACCTACCGCATCGGCCTGATCCAGTTGGAGAAACCGGGGCCGCATCAGCTCGAACTGGGCCCCACCGGCAAAGAGGGGCAAGCCGCCAGGATCGCGGGCATCACCCTGCGGCCGGCAAGCTAG